In one Natronosalvus amylolyticus genomic region, the following are encoded:
- a CDS encoding 6-hydroxymethylpterin diphosphokinase MptE-like protein — protein sequence MEFDEWEPVYERILDDFGFERGADERARDVLAALSSPFEWDCLEHVQNAHVVIAGAGPSLESTDALETARRADVIIAASTAVDVLEANDIVVDCMVTDLDKNPETVVELTERGTPVAVHAHGDNIPSVRTVVPDCRGAFVVPTTQARPVGPVENLGGFTDGDRAAFLADHLGAATLGFVGWDFEDPAVDPMKAAKLEWAERLLYWLERRRGERFDVLDGRREAIDLLPLQTE from the coding sequence ATGGAGTTCGACGAGTGGGAGCCCGTATACGAGCGAATCCTGGATGATTTCGGCTTCGAGCGCGGTGCTGACGAACGCGCCCGTGACGTACTCGCTGCACTGTCCTCCCCGTTCGAGTGGGACTGCCTCGAGCACGTCCAAAACGCACACGTTGTGATTGCGGGTGCTGGCCCCTCACTCGAATCGACCGACGCACTCGAGACGGCGCGACGGGCGGACGTGATCATCGCCGCGTCTACGGCCGTCGACGTACTCGAGGCGAACGATATCGTCGTCGACTGCATGGTAACCGATCTGGACAAAAACCCGGAAACCGTCGTCGAACTGACCGAGCGTGGGACGCCGGTGGCCGTCCATGCTCATGGCGACAACATCCCGAGCGTCCGAACGGTCGTCCCCGACTGTCGTGGGGCGTTCGTGGTGCCGACAACCCAGGCCCGTCCGGTCGGCCCCGTCGAGAATCTCGGTGGATTCACGGACGGCGACCGGGCGGCGTTTCTGGCCGACCACCTCGGAGCGGCCACCCTCGGGTTCGTCGGGTGGGATTTCGAGGATCCGGCCGTCGACCCGATGAAGGCAGCCAAACTCGAGTGGGCCGAACGACTCCTGTACTGGCTCGAACGTCGGCGAGGCGAACGCTTCGACGTACTCGACGGACGTCGCGAAGCGATTGATTTGCTCCCGCTTCAGACGGAATAG
- a CDS encoding RNA methyltransferase, with protein MTKPEPADDDTPASRSIPAVAIVDAQTPGNVGTIARAMKNFGFEELLLVDPPELDPDGEAYGFAGHAREDVLPNAQEISFDELVSSYHTIGCTAVTNEGDHNHVRFPFSTPRDLAQRLPTVDADTAIVFGREGVGLTNDELARIDEICSIPASADYPVLNLGQAATITLYELREMTLSPAGTQLPDLERVRASQPLLERLYDQWNELLVEINHPEEKREKTARMIRRVYGRADPTTREVNTFLGVLRRATERPDQEE; from the coding sequence ATGACGAAACCGGAGCCGGCAGACGACGACACGCCCGCAAGCCGTTCGATTCCGGCCGTTGCCATCGTCGACGCCCAGACGCCCGGCAACGTCGGAACAATCGCTCGAGCGATGAAGAACTTCGGCTTCGAGGAACTCCTCTTGGTCGATCCGCCCGAACTCGACCCCGATGGTGAGGCGTACGGCTTCGCCGGGCACGCTCGAGAGGACGTGTTACCGAACGCCCAAGAGATATCCTTCGACGAACTCGTTTCTTCCTACCACACCATCGGCTGTACGGCCGTCACGAACGAGGGCGACCACAACCACGTCCGGTTTCCGTTTTCGACGCCGCGTGACCTCGCACAGCGGCTCCCGACCGTCGATGCCGACACCGCCATCGTCTTCGGGCGTGAGGGCGTCGGCCTCACGAACGACGAACTGGCTCGCATCGACGAAATCTGTTCGATTCCCGCGAGTGCCGACTATCCCGTCTTGAATCTCGGACAGGCCGCGACGATCACCCTCTACGAACTCCGGGAGATGACGCTGTCACCCGCAGGGACACAGCTACCGGATCTCGAGCGCGTCCGAGCCTCCCAGCCGTTACTCGAGCGACTGTACGACCAGTGGAACGAGTTGCTGGTCGAGATAAATCATCCCGAAGAGAAACGCGAAAAGACCGCTCGGATGATTCGACGTGTCTATGGACGAGCCGATCCGACGACTCGAGAGGTGAACACGTTTCTCGGTGTCTTGCGGCGGGCGACCGAGCGCCCGGATCAGGAGGAGTGA
- a CDS encoding ATP-binding cassette domain-containing protein, whose translation MTEKRSASRDRCHHDDAIATVDGVEVTFGDLSVLDDASFDVYPGEFVGLVGPNGAGKTTLLRALSGALSPADGRVVIDGEAIGDLTSKASSRLVSVVPQDTALSFSFDVRSVVEMGRHPHRSRFSPPSAADRNQVERAMERTRTAQFADRSIDAVSGGERQRVLLARAIAQDTPLMLLDEPTASLDVNHQVETLELARELVSDGRAIVAAIHDLDLAARYCDRLLLLADGSIRADGRPETVLTGAALEDAFDTTATIGSNPVTGTPTVTALPPSTAAVDSVRVEPTNLRIHVLGTGETAAGVSLRLAAEGASVTIGPIPENAIAAETARRQDLQCVETEPFAPITAVDRERVVSLVEAADVTVFADFPITTGSQLLLEELPETTFVAVESSEDAGEFVGAEANDRYAALLEKSVITTRAGVLDGIVRTIEESEYGPEHATLDRTVSKGDESTREERQSVETSSDD comes from the coding sequence CATCACGACGATGCCATCGCCACGGTCGATGGGGTCGAGGTCACGTTCGGCGACCTATCCGTCCTCGATGACGCGTCGTTCGACGTGTACCCGGGCGAGTTCGTGGGCCTCGTCGGTCCAAACGGTGCGGGGAAAACGACGCTCCTTCGGGCACTGAGTGGGGCTCTGTCTCCAGCAGACGGCCGCGTCGTCATCGACGGAGAGGCGATCGGCGACCTGACTTCGAAAGCCTCGAGCCGACTCGTCAGCGTGGTTCCACAGGATACCGCCCTCTCGTTTTCGTTCGACGTTCGAAGCGTCGTCGAGATGGGACGCCATCCGCACCGTTCACGGTTTTCACCGCCATCAGCTGCCGACCGAAACCAGGTCGAACGGGCCATGGAACGAACCCGAACGGCCCAGTTTGCCGACCGCTCGATCGATGCGGTCAGCGGCGGGGAGCGCCAGCGGGTCCTCCTCGCTCGTGCTATCGCTCAGGATACGCCGCTCATGTTGCTCGACGAACCGACGGCGAGTCTCGACGTAAACCATCAGGTCGAAACCCTCGAGTTGGCTCGAGAGCTGGTCAGCGACGGTCGAGCGATTGTGGCTGCGATTCACGATCTGGACCTGGCAGCCCGCTACTGCGACCGATTGCTATTGCTCGCCGACGGGTCGATACGTGCAGACGGGCGCCCCGAAACGGTGCTGACCGGGGCTGCACTCGAGGACGCCTTCGACACGACGGCGACTATCGGGTCGAACCCGGTGACAGGGACGCCGACGGTGACGGCCCTTCCACCGTCGACGGCTGCAGTCGACTCGGTACGCGTCGAGCCGACCAATCTGAGGATTCACGTACTGGGAACCGGGGAAACCGCTGCGGGTGTTTCCCTTCGCCTCGCAGCCGAGGGCGCGTCGGTCACCATCGGACCAATCCCGGAAAACGCAATCGCTGCCGAAACCGCTCGACGACAGGATCTCCAGTGCGTCGAAACGGAGCCCTTCGCGCCCATTACGGCAGTCGACAGAGAACGGGTCGTTTCTCTGGTCGAGGCGGCCGACGTCACCGTTTTTGCCGATTTCCCGATTACGACCGGATCGCAACTCCTGCTCGAGGAGTTGCCGGAGACGACGTTCGTGGCTGTGGAGTCGTCGGAGGACGCCGGTGAGTTCGTGGGTGCGGAGGCCAACGACCGATACGCGGCGCTCCTCGAAAAGAGCGTGATCACCACGCGTGCGGGCGTACTCGACGGCATCGTTCGAACCATCGAGGAGAGTGAGTATGGGCCGGAACACGCTACGCTGGACCGAACCGTGTCGAAAGGGGACGAGTCCACTAGGGAGGAAAGGCAGTCGGTCGAGACGTCCTCGGACGACTAA
- the folP gene encoding dihydropteroate synthase: protein MERVDAAGLGIGDEHPPRIMGVLNVSEESPYDPSVFDDHGEAAQYVDEQLIDEGADIVDIGLESANKRFEVLSAEEELERLHVALDTIESVSGDAVFSIETRYASVADEALSQGFDMVNDICGFADPEMPVVCQDYDVAVAKMASPPDLERPGAVEETDWAERRSPEWAASADYVDQVYEALKQNGLTDKTIIDPAFGGWSEAKTIEDDRETFRRLREFRALGRPMLVSINRKNFLGELAERDTDERLPVSLAATSMAVERGAHVIRTHDVAETRDAALIGSAFTERAACTQNGVRISHLEIQSTRELRAHLREGGVDPAKADDWVQHTLEIDGLDPSARDRLGQLAQKQGAGWVDFADGRSLLFGSSTAISSVSRHLDAGDGDIGLLRDHLVRVVE, encoded by the coding sequence ATGGAACGAGTCGACGCAGCGGGCCTGGGTATCGGCGACGAGCACCCACCACGAATCATGGGCGTCTTGAACGTGAGCGAAGAATCGCCATACGACCCCAGCGTGTTTGACGACCATGGCGAGGCCGCCCAGTACGTCGACGAACAACTCATCGACGAGGGAGCGGACATCGTCGATATCGGACTCGAGTCCGCCAACAAACGCTTCGAAGTGTTGAGCGCCGAGGAGGAACTCGAGCGCCTGCACGTCGCGTTAGATACGATCGAGAGTGTTTCTGGGGACGCGGTCTTTTCTATCGAAACGCGCTACGCGTCGGTCGCCGACGAAGCGCTTTCACAGGGCTTCGATATGGTCAACGACATCTGTGGGTTTGCCGATCCCGAGATGCCCGTCGTCTGTCAGGACTACGACGTTGCCGTTGCCAAGATGGCCAGTCCGCCGGACCTCGAACGCCCCGGCGCGGTCGAAGAAACCGACTGGGCCGAGCGACGGTCACCGGAGTGGGCGGCGTCGGCAGACTACGTCGATCAGGTGTACGAAGCGCTCAAACAGAACGGTCTGACGGACAAGACGATCATCGACCCGGCATTCGGCGGGTGGAGCGAGGCGAAGACGATCGAGGACGACCGCGAGACTTTCCGACGACTCCGAGAGTTTCGTGCCCTGGGGCGGCCGATGCTCGTCTCGATCAATCGGAAGAACTTCCTGGGAGAACTCGCCGAACGAGACACCGACGAGCGGTTACCAGTGAGTCTGGCTGCGACGTCGATGGCCGTCGAACGGGGCGCACACGTGATTCGAACGCACGACGTCGCGGAGACGCGAGACGCTGCCCTGATCGGGTCGGCGTTTACCGAACGGGCAGCCTGCACCCAGAACGGTGTCCGGATCTCCCATCTCGAGATTCAGTCTACGCGCGAGCTACGCGCTCACCTGCGCGAAGGTGGTGTCGACCCGGCGAAGGCCGATGACTGGGTCCAGCATACCCTCGAAATCGACGGCCTTGACCCCTCTGCGCGTGATCGCCTGGGACAGCTCGCCCAGAAACAGGGGGCCGGCTGGGTCGACTTCGCCGACGGTCGCTCACTGCTGTTTGGTTCGAGCACTGCCATATCCAGCGTTTCTCGCCATCTCGACGCCGGAGACGGCGATATTGGACTGTTGCGCGACCATCTCGTGCGGGTGGTTGAGTAA
- the gatE gene encoding Glu-tRNA(Gln) amidotransferase subunit GatE, protein MTAAYDYEALGLVAGLEIHQQLDTATKLFCNCPTTLREPEEATHQFTRYLHPTRSELGELDDAAVEESKVEREFTYLAYDTTCLVEADDEPPHRLDEEALETVLEIAQLMDMTPVDQANVMRKIVVDGSNTSGFQRSTLVATGGAIETSDGPVSIEDMMLEEESAQRVEETDDGVVYSLDRLGIPLVEIGTGPDIRSPEQAQEAAERIGMLLRSTGKVKRGLGTIRQDVNVSIADGARVEIKGVQSLDDIADIVRTEVGRQAELVEIRDELEARDGAVDEPQDVTAVFEGTDSGVIAGALNDGGSVFGVRLEGFDGLVGREIAPDRRLGTEFSDHAKRHGAGGIFHTDELPAYGVTDDEVAALRDAVDASPDDAVAIVAADTEIASSAIDAVTERARTALEGVPEETRGANQDGTTRYLRPLPGAARMYPETDVPPVEPDPSDVPVPELLTEKVERYQADFDLDAGLAEQVAYGRRMPLFESVVEDGIDPTFAATTLESTLTELRRDDVPVENLTSGHLEQVFGMADGGDLAREGVPDLLSALAAEPDRDAATVAEEAGLGSAAEDDVREAVLEVVERNEAQVEAEGMAAFSGLMGECMGALRGKADGDLVSQILREEIQKRA, encoded by the coding sequence ATGACTGCAGCCTACGACTACGAGGCACTCGGCCTCGTCGCCGGCCTCGAGATACACCAGCAACTCGATACGGCGACCAAACTGTTCTGTAACTGCCCGACGACGCTTCGAGAACCCGAGGAAGCGACCCACCAGTTCACCCGATATCTCCATCCGACGCGGAGCGAACTGGGCGAACTCGACGACGCGGCCGTCGAGGAGAGCAAAGTCGAGCGGGAGTTTACCTACCTCGCCTACGACACCACCTGTCTCGTCGAAGCGGACGACGAACCGCCACACCGACTGGACGAAGAAGCCCTCGAAACGGTCCTCGAGATCGCCCAGTTGATGGACATGACGCCGGTCGACCAGGCTAACGTCATGCGAAAGATCGTCGTCGACGGCTCGAACACCTCGGGCTTCCAGCGGTCGACGCTGGTAGCAACCGGCGGCGCAATCGAGACCAGCGACGGTCCCGTCAGCATCGAGGACATGATGCTCGAGGAGGAAAGCGCACAGCGAGTTGAAGAGACAGACGACGGCGTCGTCTACAGCCTCGACCGACTCGGAATTCCGCTCGTCGAAATCGGGACCGGTCCCGATATCCGAAGCCCGGAGCAGGCCCAGGAAGCGGCCGAACGAATCGGGATGTTGCTACGCTCGACGGGCAAAGTGAAACGCGGACTCGGCACGATCCGACAGGACGTCAACGTCTCCATCGCGGATGGGGCTCGCGTCGAGATCAAAGGTGTCCAGAGCCTGGACGACATCGCCGACATCGTCCGCACGGAGGTCGGCCGGCAGGCCGAACTGGTCGAGATTCGGGACGAACTCGAGGCTCGCGACGGAGCAGTCGACGAGCCACAGGACGTCACCGCGGTTTTCGAAGGGACCGACAGCGGCGTGATTGCGGGCGCGTTGAACGACGGTGGGTCCGTGTTCGGGGTCAGACTCGAGGGATTCGATGGCCTGGTCGGACGCGAAATTGCGCCGGATCGTCGCCTCGGCACGGAGTTTTCCGATCACGCGAAACGACACGGCGCAGGCGGGATCTTCCACACCGACGAACTGCCAGCCTACGGCGTCACCGACGACGAAGTGGCAGCCCTGCGTGATGCCGTCGACGCGAGTCCGGACGACGCCGTCGCCATCGTCGCTGCTGACACCGAGATTGCGTCGTCCGCGATTGATGCGGTCACAGAGCGAGCGAGGACCGCACTCGAGGGCGTCCCCGAGGAAACCCGCGGCGCAAATCAGGACGGAACGACACGCTATCTCCGACCGCTTCCGGGTGCCGCACGCATGTATCCTGAGACGGACGTGCCGCCGGTCGAACCGGACCCGAGCGACGTTCCGGTGCCGGAGTTACTGACCGAGAAAGTCGAGCGGTACCAGGCCGATTTCGACCTGGATGCCGGACTCGCCGAACAGGTAGCCTACGGACGGCGAATGCCGCTGTTCGAATCGGTCGTCGAGGACGGGATCGACCCCACATTTGCCGCGACGACGCTCGAGTCGACGCTGACCGAACTTCGCCGCGACGACGTTCCCGTCGAGAACCTGACCAGCGGTCACCTCGAGCAAGTGTTCGGTATGGCAGATGGGGGCGACCTGGCTCGGGAAGGGGTTCCGGATCTGCTTTCGGCGCTGGCGGCCGAACCCGACCGTGATGCAGCGACCGTCGCCGAGGAAGCGGGACTCGGTTCGGCAGCCGAAGACGACGTTCGGGAGGCCGTGCTCGAGGTCGTCGAGCGCAACGAAGCTCAGGTCGAAGCCGAAGGAATGGCTGCCTTCTCGGGTCTGATGGGCGAGTGTATGGGTGCCCTCCGTGGCAAAGCCGATGGGGACCTCGTTAGTCAGATACTGCGCGAAGAGATTCAAAAGCGAGCGTAA
- a CDS encoding DoxX family protein, translating to MSTNTQNRLESRYGGITLEGYPHALSAWFVVALRFVIGGMMLFAGISKYTGEGFDASGYLVHGVDAASPVSGLYAWMAGSGMLMEFINVIIPLTQVLIGVALIVGGFVRLAALGGALQMTAFYLGGWEGEILALFDSTLIYAVVFLAVAAFGAGRILGADRYIEQMQVGGEKLVEKYPKMRYLLG from the coding sequence ATGTCCACAAACACTCAAAACCGACTTGAAAGCCGCTACGGCGGTATCACACTCGAAGGCTACCCACACGCACTCTCCGCCTGGTTCGTCGTGGCATTGCGGTTCGTCATCGGCGGGATGATGCTGTTCGCCGGCATTAGCAAATATACCGGTGAAGGGTTCGACGCAAGCGGCTACCTCGTCCACGGTGTCGACGCTGCCAGCCCCGTCAGCGGCCTCTACGCCTGGATGGCCGGCAGCGGCATGTTGATGGAATTCATCAACGTCATCATCCCACTCACGCAGGTCCTGATCGGCGTCGCGCTGATCGTCGGCGGCTTCGTCCGCCTCGCGGCACTCGGTGGCGCGCTCCAGATGACCGCGTTCTACCTCGGTGGCTGGGAAGGCGAAATACTCGCCCTGTTCGACAGCACCCTCATCTACGCAGTGGTGTTCCTGGCAGTGGCCGCATTCGGTGCCGGCCGCATCCTCGGCGCGGACCGCTACATCGAACAGATGCAAGTCGGCGGCGAAAAACTGGTCGAGAAGTACCCCAAGATGCGGTACCTCCTCGGCTGA